From the genome of Capsicum annuum cultivar UCD-10X-F1 chromosome 4, UCD10Xv1.1, whole genome shotgun sequence:
TCGAGTTGCAAACAGTTTAAAGTATTGAAAATTATGCTAAGGGATTAAATGTAAATTGTTTTTGGTGCTTTTTTCAagtagtttcttttcttcttaaccTTCAAATTGAGTCATGGTTTTATTTCCACATTGAGAATACATAACCATGTACAAAGAGGGCTGAGCGTGACCTTCTACTACTGTTGGCAAGGAGAAGATCCATCCTTCACTCTCCATTAGCagcagaaagaaagaaaaatggtaagCAAGAGAGGATTTTGAAGACAAATTAGGCTCtgacataaaagaaaaaagtagTTTGAAACTTCACATGTTTCCCTCATTGTGCCACGTGGAACAAATCCAAGCTTCCAAGAGAAGtttgatagatgaattattcACCATGGATGAAAATGCTTTGGacataatatacataatatagacGCGTAAGCAGCACATACAGGAGAACATAGTTTGTTATCAGTTTGTTATGAAGTTAGAATATATTGTATAGGATTGGGACAAGTGTAAgcatttttcttttgtatttttctttgtacAAACACTTGTATAAAAGGATACACATGATCAATAAAAAGATTATCAGAAAAATTTCcacaattttttcttcaatttctttcaTGGTATCAAAACAATGAGCTCGATCCATCAAATTTACAATCAAAGTTTTTCAAATCACTAAAAATGACTGAAGAAGTAAGTAGCAAAAACTCTGCAAGCAGCAGTGTTCATCTTCCTGCAACAAGTGTGGATTTCAATCACCTTTACTATTGTCATCCATCTGATGCTCTTGGGATGAATCTGATCAGCTCGGTGTTTGATGGAAGGAAATTTTCAAGATGGAGAAAATCCATTTTGATAGCACTTTCAGTCAAGAGGAAGCTTGGTTTCAtcaatggcaattgtcaaatgcCAGATCTAACTTCACCAGATTTCTCTCAATTGAGTTGCTGCAATGATATGGTGATTTCTTggttattgaatgcattatccaAGGACATTGCAGATAGTATTATCTATTCCACTACTGCTAAGGAGTTGTGGGACAGTCTTGAGCAAAGATTTGGCAAATCGAATGGAGCCAAACTCGTTCACCTTCAAAAGGAATTGAGCATATTAGTTCAAGGAAATTCTAATGTATCAGGATATTTTACAAAGATGAAAAGAATCTGGGATGAACTAGATTCTTTGAATGTAGACATAGTGTGTTCCTATGTGTGCACATgtgaaggaaaaacaaaattATCCAAATCCCTCCAAGATCAAAGACTGATTCAATTTTTAATGGAGTAAATGACATATATGCACAGGCAAGTGGTAACATATTGATGATGAAATCTTTGCCAGGATTAGATGTCACATATTCATTATTGTTACAGGATGAAAATCAAAGAGAGATCTATGTTAATGAACAAATTTTTTCTGAATCATCATCTTTCATGGTGACAAATCAAGGGAAACAAAATGTCAAAGGAGGAAATCAGTTTTCCAGGAATGGAAATGTAAACCAATTGTAGAGAAATACAGGTGGATATCAGAAGTCTATTGTATACCCCCAAAGACCTAGTAACTCTCAATATAAGCCCAAAGAAAGAAGGGCCAAATACAACCCTAATGTGACTTGAACATATTATTTAAGCGGGGACATGGGATGGAAGACTGTTTTAGGCTAGTAGGTTTTCCTGATGACTTTGAGTtcacaaaaggaaaaaatattgtgGTTAAAGGAAATGCAGCATTCACAGGGGAAGATAGTCATGAGATTggtgaaaattacataaaagaagAGAGAAGCAGTACTTGTCAATTCTACAATGATAGGGGTAATAGGTCATTCTAGCATTTCAACAAAGGGCAAAGGGCGGAAATTGTTCAAATGATGAAGGAGATGCAGATTTCACAATCAATTCTTAGTGCAAAAATCAGTGCAAATGCAGTAGCTGGTACAATTCTTAAATATTCAGGGACATGTTTTTCAGTTTTTAACTCTACAACCTGGATCATTGACTCAGGAGCATCAGAGAACATGTGTTTTgatgctttttctttttcttctatgaccCCTCCATATTACTTTAAACATTAGTTTACCTAATTCTTTCAAAGTAACTGTCACTCACATACGAAGTGTTTCTATTCTTCCCAATCTCACTCTTAGTAATGTTTTGTATGTTCCAATCACTACAAAAAAAACAGCATTTAGCGACACGACATATTCGTCGCTATCATATAAAAATTCATCGCTAAATAGAAATAGCAACGGAAAATGTTATGTCGCTATATTGCTCGTTGCTAACCTCATAgcgacaaaaatttaaattctgtTGCAAAATTTGTGACCAATTAGCGACGAAATAGTTTGGTTGTTGATATTACTGACGTACATTTCCGTTGCTATAGCGTTACTattcccaaaatttattttagtcGTGGCTTAATTTACGACAGAATATTTTATCGTTGATCCATTGCAACATAATTTGGTCGACTGAGTAGCCATATTTAGCAACCAAATTTATCCATCGCTAAAGTTTTTCAATAGCTACGACTGATGTTAGTCACTAATTTTTGTCGCTAATTGCAGCCATCTTTAGCAACTAAATTAATCCGTCcctaaagtttttcagtagcaaCGAGAAAAGTTAGTCACAAATTTTTTATCGctaataattttataagaaaatagttgaaacacgtaaattataaaatgattaaatatcCAGCATTCAAATAGAtagcaaaattcacaacaattgtGTTCAACACCCACAATTtcaagtattttgtcaaacataaactaatgtcAAAATAGTCTATCAAAAATTAGTGCAGCGATCATGGACTACGAATAATATGAAGCTACGAATCaacgtcgtcatcatcatcattagtagGAGGAGGATCAAGCACGGCGCCTTCTTGTATCCTAATACCACCAACACGCTCAATAACTATCGGAAGAAAATGAGTAGTAAGGGCCGAAATCAATTGCTTCATAAATTCCTTCATATTTGTTGTCGGTATAGAAATCGAAGGTGGTACTGATATGTGGAAGCATTGCAGGTACAAAGTTTTTCTCCAAAGTAACTGGCAGCTTCAGATCCAAAACCAAAtagttttttcttctttgctcCTCCCGTAACTTCATAATATGTCTCCAATTGGTCAATTTCAGATTCACATTATACTTTTTTTCGTACAATTTTTTCATACCTTTCCTGTAACAAGTGAAGTTTTTAAAATAGACTCAAGTTCATGGcaacacaaaagaaaaataagagatgaGTATCATATAGTTAGATGTAAGTTATGGACTTACATGTAGAAGTCGGGAACGCTTACCAACAAAAGATTTTCCATCATGATTATGTGTATGGACGTGCAAATGTAACTCACTTGGAGTTGGATCTCGACCTATTTTAAGAGCCTATACACAATTTTCAGATATTTAGAATGAGACCAACGTATATTAGCAGTAAACCAAAAGAGAATCATGACATACCACCAAGTTTCTTTGCAGTATTCTAAGCAAAAAAATATCACCAAACATCTTGGCATAGTagcaaaacaaagagaaaaaacaagAGAAACTAGTAGGAAATATAGCTACAAAACAAAGTGGCATAGCAGCAGCTGCTTGCAGGAAAAATAGCAGCAGCTGCTTGCTGAAAAAATAGCATAAAACTAGCAGCAGCTGCAATACAGAAAACATTCAGCAGCAACAATAATTTCCAGCAACAATTATAGTAACAAACAAGATATGCACTACAACAATGTCTTAATAATAGGTTAACACCTCTGATTATTGACACAGATTCCCTCACTGTCAGCAAAATTATTCATGGCGTTTGGGAGGTGACATGGACCATTGCGAtggagataaagaaaataaagatgttaatgGATCATAACTTGGTCGAAGTGGCTCATACCTACAGAGAAGGAAACTTGCTGGCAGATTTTTTAGCTAACTATATTCATTGTTTTGCAGGTACGCGCTACTAACTTTCCATTCCTTTCAGGCACTACCAAAGGCAGGCAAGGACATTTCTCATAATGGATAAAAACAACATTCCAAATATCACAGTAAAAAAATTACAGAATCAAAATTTCAACTTCAGACATGCAACATAGTACAACACCTTTCAATAAAAATgagaagagggatattgcaatAAGGAATGATAGAGTCTCAACTACATTATTCATTCTTTGGAGTTTTTGTATGAAAAGGGAAAGGAAGAAATAAATAGGAACATCAAACTTGAAATCTGAACAACACAAGTAAAGATTGAATTTCTTGTATGCTTGACGCTGAAATACTCACAGTTCTCGTTTGAGAATGTATATGGATTggttattttctataattaatctaTGTATGGCTCTTTTAGCccccaaaaagaaaaactaacataGTTGTCATTGCAGCTGCTTGCTGGAAACATAGCAGAAAATTAGCAGCAGCTCTAATAACAGAAAATATTCAGTAGCAGCAAAAATTTCCAGCACTAATTATTGTAATAAATCAGAATCAACACAAACAAGCTACTTATTCTTATGGttctatttaaaaatcaaagcttAACTAACCGTAGCTCCTTCAGCcgtcaaaaagaaaataaacatagCTGTCAACAATACTCGACAAGTGGTAAAGACCGACAAGAAGACAACCATGTAACTCTTGACGTAAGCAAAAGCTTTCTCttatcataaatcatttaacatggaattcaacAATTCAACCAGAGCA
Proteins encoded in this window:
- the LOC124898031 gene encoding uncharacterized protein LOC124898031; this translates as MTEEVSSKNSASSSVHLPATSVDFNHLYYCHPSDALGMNLISSVFDGRKFSRWRKSILIALSVKRKLGFINGNCQMPDLTSPDFSQLSCCNDMVISWLLNALSKDIADSIIYSTTAKELWDSLEQRFGKSNGAKLVHLQKELSILVQGNSNVSGYFTKMKRIWDELDSLNASGNILMMKSLPGLDVTYSLLLQDENQREIYVNEQIFSESSSFMVTNQGKQNVKGGNQFSRNGNVNQL